One Paraburkholderia agricolaris genomic region harbors:
- the flhB gene encoding flagellar biosynthesis protein FlhB produces MAEDSDLEKTESATPRRLQKAREEGQIVRSRELSTFALLAAGFFGAWGMSSHIGEHLQAMLRSSFTFDHATVFETRRMMSGAGLASREGLYALLPILAFTGAAALLAPMALGGWQFSSKGLEPKFNRLNPIEGFGKMFSINGPIQLGMSLAKTLVVGGIGGSAIWTRREEILALATQPIQLALANTVHLIAVCCGMTVAGMFVVAALDVPYQLWQFHKKLRMTKEEVKREHRESEGDPHVKGRIRQQQRAIARRRMMTNVPKADVVVTNPTHFAVALQYTDGEMRAPKVVAKGVNLVAARIREIAAENNVPLLEAPPLARALYHNVELNREIPGPLYGAVAEVLAWVYQLRRFNTEGGVAPVAPTDFDVPADLDKGGVPDDEAEQEAADTLNPANDNASGASA; encoded by the coding sequence GTGGCAGAGGATAGCGACCTCGAAAAAACCGAATCAGCCACTCCCCGGCGCCTGCAGAAGGCGCGCGAGGAAGGGCAGATCGTGCGTTCGCGGGAGCTGTCGACGTTTGCGCTGCTGGCAGCGGGATTTTTTGGCGCATGGGGTATGTCCAGCCACATCGGCGAGCATTTGCAGGCAATGCTGCGTTCGTCCTTCACGTTCGACCATGCCACGGTGTTCGAAACCCGCCGCATGATGAGCGGCGCGGGTCTGGCGAGTCGCGAAGGCCTGTATGCGCTGCTGCCGATTCTCGCCTTCACGGGCGCGGCGGCCTTGCTTGCGCCGATGGCGCTGGGCGGGTGGCAGTTTTCTTCGAAAGGACTCGAGCCCAAGTTCAACCGGCTCAATCCGATTGAAGGCTTCGGCAAGATGTTCTCCATCAACGGGCCGATCCAGCTTGGCATGTCGCTCGCGAAGACGCTCGTGGTCGGCGGCATCGGCGGCTCGGCGATCTGGACTCGCCGCGAGGAAATTCTCGCGCTGGCGACTCAGCCGATACAACTGGCGCTCGCCAACACCGTGCATCTGATCGCGGTGTGCTGCGGCATGACGGTGGCCGGCATGTTCGTCGTGGCCGCACTCGATGTGCCGTATCAACTCTGGCAGTTCCACAAGAAACTGCGCATGACGAAGGAAGAAGTGAAGCGCGAACACCGCGAAAGCGAAGGCGATCCGCACGTGAAAGGCCGGATTCGCCAGCAGCAGCGCGCGATTGCCCGCCGTCGCATGATGACCAACGTGCCGAAGGCCGACGTGGTGGTGACCAACCCGACGCACTTCGCGGTCGCGCTGCAGTACACCGACGGTGAGATGCGCGCGCCGAAGGTGGTCGCCAAGGGCGTCAATCTGGTGGCCGCGCGAATCCGCGAAATCGCTGCCGAGAACAACGTGCCGTTGCTGGAAGCGCCGCCGCTCGCGCGTGCGCTGTATCACAACGTCGAACTGAACCGTGAAATTCCCGGCCCGCTGTATGGCGCGGTCGCCGAGGTGCTCGCCTGGGTGTATCAGTTGCGGCGCTTCAACACCGAGGGCGGCGTCGCGCCGGTCGCACCGACCGATTTCGACGTGCCCGCGGACCTCGACAAGGGCGGCGTGCCGGACGATGAAGCCGAGCAGGAAGCCGCCGACACGCTTAACCCCGCTAACGACAACGCTTCAGGAGCCTCCGCATGA